The sequence GCCATCGCCGAGCTCACGGGAGGGAAGCGGTTTCTGGTGCGCTCCGAGGAGGAGCTCGCCCGCGTCTACTTGGACCTGGCCAAGGAGGTGCGCCTGGAGGTCCGCCCCCAGGAGGCCACGGGGCTCCTGGGGACCTTGGGCGGCGCTTTGGCCCTTCTGGGGGTCGCCCTGAGGCGCTACCTTAGTCCCCTTTAAGCCCCGGCCGGGGCCCCTAGGAGCCCCCGAAGGGGTTGGGCACGGGCTCCACCGGGAAGAGCTCCCGGGGCTCCCCACCGGGCACAGGAAGCAGGCGGAAAAACTGGCCGTCCCGGAAGAGGTAGACCTGGGGCTCACAGGCCCCCTCCCCCGGTGGGGGAAGCTGGACGGGACTGCCGCCCGGCCCTGGCCCCCGCGCCATCCAGGCGGCTCCCGCCCCCAAAAGCCCTCCCAGGGCAAGGCCCAGAAGGAAGGACCGCATGCACCCACCTTAACCCCGCCCTGCCGGGAGGGAAAAGGGCGCCGGACACCCTTTGTCCCCCAGGCCACCTTCCTCGGGCGGGCCTTCCCCTAGGCTGGCCCCATGCGCGCCACGGCCTTCCTCCTCTGCCTGGGCTTCCTCCGGGCCGCCGCCCTCTCCCCCGGGGACAAGGCCCCCCTCCTCGAGGCCCAGGACAGCTACGGCCGCCCCGTGGACCTAAGGGGAAGCTACGTGGTCCTCTGGTTCTACCCCAAGGCCAAAAGCCCCGGGTGCACCGCCCAGGCCAAGCGGTATTCGGAGCTTTACCCCGAGTTCCAGAGGCTCGGGGCCAGGGTCTACGGGGTGAGCCACGACCCCGCCGCCGAACAGTGCGACTTCGTGGAGAAGCTTTCCCTAAGGGGCAGCATGATCCCCGACCCCGACGGGCGCCTTGCCCGGGCCTACGGGGTGCCGAGCCTCTTCGGCTTCTACCGCCGGGACACCGTCCTCCTCAACCCCGAAGGGCGGGTGGAGCGGATCTGGCGGAACGTGAACCCCTTCAAGGACGCGGACACCGTGCTGGCCTACCTTAAGGAAAGGAACCGCTAAAGCCGCTTCTCACGGAGGGGGCTTAAGATATAGGGCGTGTACGCCACCCGCGAGGCCCTAAGGCAGATCCTCCGCCACCCCACCGCCAGCCTCGCCACCTTCTTTACCGCCTTGGTCTCCTTCTCCCTCCTTTACTTCCTGGGCCTTCTCCTGTGGAATCTGGAAAAGGTGGTCCAAAGCCTAGAAAGGGAGCTGGAGGTGGCCGCCTTCCTCCAAAAGGGGGCCAACGTGGAGGCCCTCCTCACGGAGATCCAGGCCTGGCCCGAGGTGAGGGAGGTACGCCTCCAGACCAAGGAGGAGGCCCTGGCCCAGCTGGTCCTGGACTACCCCTACCTGGCCGAGGCCAAGGACCTGGTGGAAAACCCCCTCCCCGACACCCTGCGCCTCCGCCTCGAGGCCCCGGGGGCCGTGCGCGCCGTGGCGGAGCGCCTGAAGCGCCTTCCCGGCGTGGAGGGGGTGGAGTACGGGGGCGAGCTCACGGAGCGACTGGTGCAGGTGCTCTCGGGCAGCCGGCTGGCCATGGTCCTCCTGGTGGGCCTCCTCCTGCTCAACACCTTCTTCAGCGTCATGGGCTCCATCCGCCTTTCCGTGGAAAGCCGCAAGGAGGCCCTCTCCATCATGCTCCTGGTGGGGGCCACGCGGCGCTTCATCCAGGCCCCCTTTGTGCTGGAAGGCACCCTCCTCACCCTTAGCGCCGGCCTCCTGGCGGTGCTTGCGGGAGGGGGGCTGTACCTGGCCCTGAGCCAGGCCCTTCAGGCCCTCCTCCCCTTCCTGCCCGTGCTGGGCCCTAGGGACCTGCTCCAGACCGGACTCCTGGTCCTGTGGCTCGCCGTCCTGCTCGGGGCGAGCGGGGCCTACCTGGCCAGCCGGGCCTACCTCAAGGAGGGTTAGGGTGCGGTTCTGGATCGGGCTCTGGGTGCTCCTCTCCCTCCTGGCCCTGGGCCAGGACCTGGCCACCCAGGAAAGGCGGGTGCGAAGCCTGGAAGCGGAGGCGGCCCGGGCCCAGAGGCTGGAGCGGGAGGCCCAGGCCCGCATCCAGAGGCTGAACCAGGAACTCTCCCGCCTTTCCCAGAGGGTGCGGAACCTCCTTGGGGAAAAGGCCCGCCTCGAGGGGGAGATCGCCCGCTTGGAAGGGGAGCGGGCCGCCCTGCGCCAGGAGATCGCTCGGCTGAGAAGGGCCGTCCAGGAGACGGAGGCCCGCATCGCCGAGCTGGAGCGGGATCTGGCCGCCCTCAAGGAGCGCCTCCAGGCCCTCATGCAAAGCCTCCATCGCGAGCGGGCCGGGCGCTACCTTCCCCTTCTTCGCGCCCAGTCCTTCGCCGACCTGGCGGTCCGGGCGCGCTGGGTGGGGTATATCTCCCGGCAGGACGCCGAGCTGGTGCGCCGCTTCCAGGCCACCCTGAAGGCCCTGAACGAGGAGCGGGAGCGCCTGCGCCTCCTCCTCGCCGACCTTTCGGAAAAGGAAAAGGCCTTGGCGGCCACCCAGGCCAGGCTGGAGGAGGAGCGGAGGTACCTCCTCTCCACCCTGGACGCCCTAAGGCGGGAGGCGGAGGGCAAGAAGGCCCTCTTGCGGGACGCCCTTTCCGAGCGCGAGCGCCTGCAACGCGCCCTGTCCCAGATCCAGGCCCGGGTGCTCTCCGAAAGGCGGAGGCTTTTGGAGCTCCAAAGGCAAGAGGAGGAAAGGCGGCGCCGGGAGGCGGCCCAGAGACCCCCCCCTCAGGTGGTGGTGCCTCCTCCGCCGCTTCCGGCCACCGTGGGCCGCCTGGCCTTTCCCGTGCCCGGGGGAAGGGTGCTGGTGCCCTATGGCCAGGAGGGACCCTTCCAGGTGATCCAGGGACCCGCCCCGGGAAGCCCCGTGCAGGCGGCGGCGGAGGGGTACGTGGCGGGCATCCTCTACCTGCCCAACCTGGGCTACACCGTGATGGTGGTCCACACGGAAACCCTTTCCACCGTCTACACCAACCTGCAGGAGCCCCTCGTGGCCGAGGGGCAGCGGGTGAGCCGGGGCCAGCTTTTGGGCTACACGGGGGGCGGCCTTCTCATCCGCCCCGAGGAGTTGGAGTTCCGCGTGGCCGTGCGGGTGGGCGAGGAAACCCGCTTCGTGGACCCCTCGGCCTACTACTAAATGCCCCGCTCTGGCTTTCGCCCGAGCGGGGGCCCCAGAAAGCTTCCCCGCAACCCTACCCTGGGCATTCCCTGTTGCGGAACCAAGGTGCGGGCGCCTAGGCGGGCTCTATGAGCCCGTAGTTCCCGTCCTTGCGGCGGTAAAGCACGTTGATCTCGTCGGTCTTGGCGTTCCTGAAGACGAAGAAGTCGTGGCCCAGGGCCTCCATCTGGAAGGCGGCCTCCTCCGGGTCCATGGGCTTCATCTCAAAGCGCTTGACCCGGACGATCCTCGGGCCTTCCTCCTCCTCGGGCTTGCGCAGGGCCTCCATATCCCGCACCTCGGGGGGCGGGGGGCCCTGGTAGGAGTGGCGCTTGCCCACAAAGCGGCGCTCCTTGTAGCGCTTGAGCTGGGTCTCCAGGCGGTCCACCATGCGGTCAATGGCGGCGTAGAGGTCCTGGTCCTCCTCCTCCACCCTCAGAAGCCCCCCGGGGAGGTCCACCTGCACCTCGGCCTTGGCCTTTTTCTCCACATGGGGGCTACCCGCCAAGGAGAGGACCACCTTGGCCATGAGCTCGCCGTCCTGGTAACGGTCCAGGCGGGCGAGCTTGCGCTCCACGTACTCCCGGATGGCGTCGGTGATCTCCAGGTTGCGGCCGATGAGCTTGTAGAGGTTCATGTTCCCTCCCTTCCGCCCCGGTCAGGGCCTTCCCTTGCCCTTATGCTACCACCCTCCCCGAAGGCTTCGTCCCGCACCACCTGGCCCGCCTTCAGGACCACGACCCGGGAGGGGTAGGCCTCGAGGAGCTCCCGGCTGTGGGTGGCCACCACCACCGTGGCCCCCCGCCGGTGGGCGGCCTTGAGGATCTCCAAGACCTGGAGGGCGTTCTCCGAGTCCAGGTTGCCCGTGGGCTCGTCGGCGAGGATCACCGGGGGGTCCAGGAGGAAGGCCCGGGCCAGGGCCACCCGCTGGGCCTCCCCCACGGAGAGCTCCTCGGGAAAGGCCCGCTTCTTGTGGAAAAGCCCCACCCGGCGAAGGGCCAAGGCGATGCGCTCGGGCCACTCCCTGGCGGGCACCCCCTGCACCCTGAGGACAAAGGCCAGGTTCTCCTCCACGGTCAGGTCGGAGAGGAGGCGGTGGTCCTGGAAGACCATGCCGATGCGGCGGCGGTGAAGGGCGATCCCGTCCCCCCTCAAGGCCTTCAGGTTCTGCCCCGCGAAGTACACCGCCCCATGGGTGGGGGTAAGCCTCCGGAGGATGAGGGAGAGGAGGGTGGACTTCCCAGCCCCCGAGTGCCCCACCACGTAGACGAACTCCCCCTTCTTCACCTCCAGGCTCACGTTGTAAAGGGCTTTGGTCCGGGTCCTGGGGTACTCTAGGCTCACCCGGTGGAAGGCGATCATGCCCCCACTATAAAGCGGCCACGGTTTTCTCACGGAAAAGCGCTATAGTAAAGCTCAGTGAGGGAGAAGATGAAACGACGCGCTTGGCTCATCGCGGGGTTAGGGCTCTTGGCCGCCTTGGTGTACGCCCAGCTCCCCCGCCCTCAGGCCGAGACCCTTCTGCAAAACCCCAACGGTCAGGCCCTCCTGGAGGTCTACCAGAGGATCCAGCAGGACTACCTGGAGCCCCTGCCCAAGGAGAGGCTGAACGCCCTCCTAGAGGGGGCCATCGGGGGCATGGTGGCCGCCTTGAAGGACCCCTTCACCAGCTACTCCCCGCCCCAGCGGGCAAGCCTTCGGCAGGAGGACCTTAGGGGCGAGTTCTTTGGCATCGGGGCTACCCTCACCCCCAGCAACCCCGACGGCACCGGGGCCAAGGTGGAGGGGGTGATCAAGGGGCTGCCGGCCCAAAGGGCGGGGATCCGCGCCGGGGACGTGATCCTCGAGGTGGACGGAGAGGACGTGACCAAGCTTCCCCTCCAGGAGGTGGTGGCCCGGATCCGGGGCCGGGAGGGGACCAAGGTCACCCTCAAGATCCAGCGGGAAGGGGTGCCCGCGCCCCTGGTCTTTGAGCTCGTACGGGAAAAGGTGGAGATCCTCTCCGTCTCCACGGGGAGGATCGGGGACGTGGGCTACGTGGCCCTGGAAACCTTCGCCAACTTCAAGGTGGAGGACCAGCTCAAGCGGGCCATTGAGGGCCTGAAGGCCCAGGGCATCAAGAAGCTCATCTTTGACCTAAGGGACAACGGGGGCGGCCTCCTGGACCAGGGGTGCGCGGTGGCGAGCGCCTTCCTCAGGGAAGGGCCCATCGTCTACACCCGCACCAAGAACCTCACCCGGGTCTGGTGCGAGGCCTCCGGAAGACCCCTCTGGGAGGGGCCCATGGTGGTCCTGGTCAACGGGAACACGGCCTCGGCGAGCGAGATCGTGGCGGGGGCCCTTCAGGACTACGGCCGGGCCAAGGTCATCGGGGAGAAGACCTTCGGCAAGGGCGTGGGCCAGACCCCCTACACCCTGGCCAACGGGGGCGAGCTCACCCTGGTGACCTTTGAGTGGCTCACGCCCAAGAAGCGGGCCATCAACAAGGAGGGTCTGAAGCCCGACATTGAGGTCAAGGACACCCGCTTCCCCACCCCCTTCTCCTTCCAAGGAGCGGGGGCTCCGCCCGGAGCCGAGGTGACGGTGACCCTGAACGGGAAGACCGTGAAGGTCAAGGCGGACGCCGAGGGCAAGTTCACCTACGCCGAGCCCCAGCGGCAAAGGCCCCTCCCTGAGGAGCGGGGCCAGGCCGTGCTGGATCCAGGGAACGACGCCATTCTCAAGCGGGCCCTGGAGGAGCTGAACCGTTAGACTACCCGGGGCTCATGCCCTTGGCTTTTGCTTCAGGGCCCCCATGGGGTGGTGTCATTTCACCACTGCCCCCGGGGGAACCTCCCCCTCCACGGTCACCAGGGCGAGGGCGTCCCCCTCCTGGGCCGCCAGGATCATGCCCTGGCTCTCAATGCCCCGGAGCTTCGCGGGCTTCAGGTTCGCCACCAAGACCACCTTCTTCCCAATAAGCTCCTCGGGGCGGTACCACTTGGCGATCCCCGAGACCACGGTGCGCTCCTCGGTGCCCAAAGAAAGTCTGAGGACGAGGAGCCGGTCGGCGTTCGGGTGCCTCTCCGCCGCCACCACCTCGGCCACCCGGAGCTCTACCTTGGCGAAGTCCTCTATGCCGATGACCCCCTTAACCTCCTCCTTGGGAAAGGCCTTCCTCTCCTCCTTGGGGAAGAGGACGGGGGCCTCCTCAGGAATGGGTCCGGGTTCGGCCAGGCCCCAGCGCTCGGCTTCCTCGAGGCGCACCTCCTCCTTCAGGCCCAGGGCCCGCCTAAGCTCCTCCATCTTGCCCGGCATGGCGGGGGTGAGGAGGATGGAGGCGATCCTCAGGCCCTCCACCACCCGGTAGAGCACGGCCCGGGTCGCCCCGGGGTCCTCCCGGTGGAGCTCCCAAGGCTTCTTCTCGTTGATGTAGCGGTTCAGGGTCTTCACGTAGGCCATAGCCTCCTCCAGGGCCAGGTGGGGCTTCAGCTCCCGCACCAGGGGGCGGAGGCGCCCGGGAAGCCTCGTGCCCTCCTCCAACCCCTCTCCCGCCACGGGCTCAGGGATCCGCCCCCCGGCAAAGCGGAAGAGCATGGCCCGGGTCCTCTGCACCAGGTTCCCCAAATCGTCGGCCAGGTCGGCCTCGTACCGGGTCCTTAGGGCCTCCTCGCTCACCGGGGTGTCCTGGCCGTAGGGGATCTCCCGCAGGAGGTAGTAGCGAAGGGCGTCCCGGCCGTAGCGCTCCAGGAGGGCGAAGGGGTCCACCACGTTCCCCAGGGTCTTGGACATCTTCCGCCCGTCCGGCCCCAGGAGGAACCCCCCCACGTTCAGGTGGCGGTACATGGGGATCCCCGCCGCCTTCAGCATGGTGGGCCAGAAGACGGCGTGGGGCTTCAGGATGTCCTTGCCGATGAGGTGCCAGGCGTGGGGCCAGAAGACCCGGAACCCTTCCCCCTCGGGGTAGCCCAAGGCGGAGACGTAGTTGAGGAGAGCGTCAAACCACACATAGGTGACGTGGCTCTCGTCCCAGGGGAGGGGGATCCCCCAGGGAACTCGGGAGCGGGGCCTGGAGATGGAAAGGTCCCCGATGGGCTCGGAGAGCATGGCCAGGACCTCGTTCCTATATCCTTCAGGCCGGATGAGGTCAGGGTGGTCCTGGAGGTAATGGAGAAGCCACTCCCGGTACTTTTCCATGCGGAAAAAGTAGTTCCCCTCCTTCCGCCTCTCCACGGGCCTCCCGTGGATGGGGCAAAGCCCCTCGGAAAGCTCCTTCTCCGTGTAGAAGCGCTCGCAGGAGACGCAGTAGAGGCCTTCGTACTCCCCGTAGTAGATGTCCCCCGCCCCGTAGACCTTCCCCAGCACCTCCTGGACCACCCGCTTATGCCGCTCCTCGGTGGTGCGGATGAAGTCGTCGTAAGCAATGCCGAGCAGGTCCCAGGCCCTCTTGAAGCGCCCGGAGACCCGGTCCACGAAGGCCTTGGGGTCCTCCCCGGCGGCCTGGGCCGCCCGGTAAACCGTCTCCCCGTGCTCGTCGGTCCCGGTGAGGAAGAAGGTGCGGTAGCCGTCCAGGCGGTGGAAGCGGGCCAGGAAGTCGGCCACCACCGTGGTGTAGGCATGGCCCAGGTGGGGCTCGGCGTTGACGTAGTAGATGGGGGTAGTCACATAAAAGACCTTTTCCATGCGCCCTCCTAAAAAAAACCGGGGCACGCGCCCCGGGCGGGGAGAGGCTTCCCCGCCCTAGCCCAGGGGCATGCCCTTCACGGCCTCCATTCTACCTCAAGGGAGGAGCTCTTCCACCCCAAGGGGTCCGGCCACCAGGGCCCGGGTGGCTAGGCCCACGAAAAGCCCCGTCTCCACCACCCCGGGGATCTCCAAAAGCGCCCGGTGGAGGCCCAGGGGATCCCCGATGGGGCCGAAGCGGCAGTCGGCGATGAGGTGGCCGCTGTCGGTGAAATAGAGCTCTTCCCCGGCCATGCGGAGCTCGGGCTCGCCGCCCAAGACGGCGATGGCCTTGAGGGTGGCCCGGTGGCCGAAGGGGACCAGCTCCACGGGCACGGGCCCGCGGCCCAGGACCGGCACCTTTTTGGTGTGGTCGGCCACCACGAGGAACTCCTTGGCCGAGGCCTCCACGATCTTCTCCCAAAGCAGAGCCCCCCCCATCCCCTTGATGAGGGCGAGCCCGGGGGCGATCTCGTCGGCCCCATCAATGGCCAGGTCCACCCCTTCGGGGGGAAGGTCTACGAGGGGAATGCCCTCCTTCAGGGCAAGCTCCCGGGTGGCCTCGGAGGTGGGCACCCCCACCACCCCCCTAAGCTCCCCCTCCTTTAGGCGCCTGGCGAGCTCCAAAACGGCGTACCGGGCGGTGGAACCCGTACCCAGGCCCACCACCATCCCGTCTTGGACGTAGGCCACCGCGGCGTGGGCCGCCTCCTTCTTGTAGCTCTCCAAGGGGCGCTCCATCACCCCCCTCGCAGCGCCTCGAGGGCCTCGGCCACCTCGAGGGCGTGCCCCTCGGGGGCCACCTTCCGCCAGACCTTGGCCACCCGGCCCTCGGGGTCAATGAGGAAGGTCTGGCGCAACACCCCCTCGTACTCCTTGCCGTAAAGGGTCTTCTTCCCCCAGGCCCCGTAGGCCTGGATGACCTTCCGCTCGGGGTCGGCGAGGAGGGGGAAGTTCAGGCCGTACTTCTCGGCGAAGCGCCTATGGCTTTCCACGTCGTCCGCCGAAACCCCAAGGACCACCGCCCCCAAGGCCTTTAGGCTTCCCATGTGGTCCCGGAAGCCGCAGGCCTCCTTGGTGCAGCCGGGGGTGTCGTCCTTGGGGTAGAAGTAGAGGACCACCCACCGCCCCCGGTAGTCGGAGAGGCGGTGGACCTTTCCCTCCTGGTCGGGGAGGGCGAAGTCCGGGGCCAGCGTGCCTTCCATGTGCGGGATTATACCCCGCCTCCTCCCGGGGGGATCTACAGCTTGTAACCGAAGCGCCGAAGCAGGTCCTTGCGCCAAGCCACCTCGGCCTCGTCCTCCACCCCTAGGGGCTTGAAGCCGTCCATGACCCCGAGGATGGCCCGTCCCTCCCCCTCCTCGGCCACCACCACCTTCAGGGGGTTGGCGGTGGCGGCGAAGATCCGCACCACCTCGGGGCAGGCCTTGACGGCGTGGAGGACGTTGATGGGGTAGAAGCCCTCCCCCAAAACGATGAGGAAGGCGTGGCCCGAGGCCAGGTTCAGGAGGTTTTTCACGGCAAGCTCCACCAGGGCCTCATCGGTCCCCGAGCGGCGAATGAGGCGCTTGCCGCTGGCCTCGGAGAAGGCGAGGCCGAACCGGAGGCCGGGGACAGCCGTGACCAGCGCCTCGTGGAGGTCCTCCACCGTCTTGATGAAGTGGGCCTGGCCCAGGATGACGTTCAGGTTATCCGGCTTCTCAATAGGGATGACCTTGAGCTCCATGCCCCAATTTTATACTTCTCCCGTGCGGGTCCTGGAGGTCTTTCTCGCCTTTTTGGGGCTGGGCCTCACCTCCTTCGGCGGCCCCCTAGCCCACCTCGGGTACTTCCACCAAGCCCTGGTTCGGCGCCGGGGTTGGCTGTCCGAGGTGGCCTACGCCCAGCTCGTGGCCCTAGCCCAGGCCCTGCCCGGACCTACCAGCTCCCAGGTGGGCATGGCCCTTGGCCTCTTTCGGGCGGGACCCTTGGGCGCCTTGGCCGCCTGGTTGGGCTTTACCCTACCCTCGGCCCTCCTCCTCTACCTGGTAGGGGTAGGCCTCGAGGCCTTCTCCCCGCCCCCAGGCCTCTCCCAGGGGCTTAAGGTCCTAGCCCTGGCGGTGGTGGCCCAGGCCCTGGGACAGATGGCCCAGGGCCTCGCCCCCGATCGGCCCCGGCTGGCCATCGCCTTTCTGACCGCGGTCCTCCTCACCCTATGGCCCCAGGGGCAACTGCCCGCCCTCCTCATGGCCGGGGTCCTCGGCCTCTTCCTGCCCCTGGCACCCCCACCCCCCCCTTCCCTCCAGGCCCTCTCCTCGAGGGCGGGGGCTTTGGCCTTCCTGGTCTTCTTGGGGCTTGGGCTCCTCCTCCGCGCCCTCGCCCCCCTGGACCCCCTTTGGGCCTTCCTAGAGGCCCTTTACACCAGCGGAGCCCTGGTCTTCGGCGGAGGGCACGTGGTCTTGCCCCTGTTGAAAGAGCCCCTCGTGCCCGAATTCTTGGATGCCGGCACCTTCTTGGCGGGCTACGGAGCCGCCCAGGCGGTGCCGGGACCCCTCTTCAGCCTCGCCGCCTTTCTGGGAGCCAAAGCCCACCTTGGCCTACCTTCTCCCCTGGCCGCCCTCTTGGCCCTCCTCGCCCTCTTCCTGCCCGGGGCCCTTCTCCTTTTCGCTGCCCTCCCCTTCTGGGCCCACCTCGGGCAAATCCCGGCCCTCCGGCGGGCCCTCATGGGGGTGAACGCAGGGGTGGTGGGCCTCCTCCTCGCCGCCCTCTACGATCCCCTTTTCCTCGAGGCGGTGCGGGGGAAGGGGGACTTCGCCTTGGCCCTGGGGCTCTTCGGCCTTCTCCGGCTTGGCCTCCCCCCCTGGGCCTTGGCCCTCCTCGGGGCCACACTCGGGGCCCTCTTCCTCTGATAGCATGGGGGGCATGGATCTCCTGGAAAAGGCCGTCTCCGGGGAGCGGCTTTCCGAGGCCGAGGTGCTCGCCCTCTTTGACCTCCCCCTGCCCGAGCTGGCCGCCGCCGCCCACGAGGTCCGGCTCCAGAAGACCGACCCCGAGGTGGTCACCTTCCTCATAGACCGAAACATCAACTACACCAACGTCTGCACCGTGGCCTGTAGCTTCTGCGCCTTCTACCGCACCAGGCGGCAGCAGGACGCCTACACCCTCTCCTTTGAAGAAATGGCCAAGAAGGTGGAGGAGCTCTACCAGGTTGGGGGAAAGCGGATCCTTATGCAAGGCGGGGTCAACCCCGACCTGCCCCTGGAGTGGTACCTGGAGCTCCTCCGCTACCTCAAAGGGCGCTTTCCCGACCTGCGCATTGACGCCTTCAGCCCTGAGGAGATCCTGGGCCTAGAGCGGCTTACCGGCTTGAGGGCCGAGGTCCTTTTGGAACGCCTCAAAGAGGCGGGTTTGGATGGCCTTCCCGGAGCGGGGGCCGAGATCCTGGTGGACGAGGTGCGCCTCAAGGCTGCCCCCGCCAGGATCCGCACCGCGGATTGGTACCGGATCATGGACGCGGCCCAGGCCCTGGGCCTTTACACCCTGGCCACCATGGTGATCGGTTTTGGGGAGGGCAAAAGGGAGCGGGCCGCCCACCTCCTCGGCCTGAGGGCCCAGCAGGAGAAGGCCTTGGAGCGTTACCAAAATGGCTTTGCCGCCTTTGCCCTTTGGACGCTTCAGGTGGAGCACACCCGCCTCAAGGGGAAGGCCCCGGGGGCCACGGCCCACGAGTACCTCAAGACCCTGGCCATCGCCCGGCTTGCCTTGGACAACATCGCCCACTTCCAGGCCTCCTGGCCCACCCTGGGGTTCAAGGTGGCCCAGGCGGCCCTCTACTACGGGGCCGATGACTTCGGGAGCACCATGCTGGAGGAGAACGTGGTCTCGGCGGCGGGGGGCCACGGCCGCACCCACGCCACGGTGCGCCAGATCGTGCGCCACATCGTGGACGCGGGGTTCAGGCCCGCCGAAAGGGACCCCCTCTACCGCATCCTCCGCTATCCGGACCCCGAGGCCTTTTTGCGGGAACCTGAGCCCATAGAGCTGCCCCTGGCCTAGGCCAAAGACCCTCAGGAGGCGGCCTCCTTCAGGTAGAGGCCCTGCCGGATCTCCTCCAGGAGGGGAAGGAGGGGCTCGCCCGCCTCGAGGGCCCGCACCAAGGCGCTCCCCACCACCACCCCGTCCGCCACCGCCGCCTGCTCCGCCGTGGCCCGGCCCGAAACCCCGAAGCCCACGGCCACGGGGAGGGGGGTCTGGGCCCTAATGCGGCGCACCAGGTCCTTCACCTCCTCAG is a genomic window of Thermus islandicus DSM 21543 containing:
- the chrA gene encoding chromate efflux transporter, which encodes MRVLEVFLAFLGLGLTSFGGPLAHLGYFHQALVRRRGWLSEVAYAQLVALAQALPGPTSSQVGMALGLFRAGPLGALAAWLGFTLPSALLLYLVGVGLEAFSPPPGLSQGLKVLALAVVAQALGQMAQGLAPDRPRLAIAFLTAVLLTLWPQGQLPALLMAGVLGLFLPLAPPPPPSLQALSSRAGALAFLVFLGLGLLLRALAPLDPLWAFLEALYTSGALVFGGGHVVLPLLKEPLVPEFLDAGTFLAGYGAAQAVPGPLFSLAAFLGAKAHLGLPSPLAALLALLALFLPGALLLFAALPFWAHLGQIPALRRALMGVNAGVVGLLLAALYDPLFLEAVRGKGDFALALGLFGLLRLGLPPWALALLGATLGALFL
- the mqnC gene encoding cyclic dehypoxanthinyl futalosine synthase → MGGMDLLEKAVSGERLSEAEVLALFDLPLPELAAAAHEVRLQKTDPEVVTFLIDRNINYTNVCTVACSFCAFYRTRRQQDAYTLSFEEMAKKVEELYQVGGKRILMQGGVNPDLPLEWYLELLRYLKGRFPDLRIDAFSPEEILGLERLTGLRAEVLLERLKEAGLDGLPGAGAEILVDEVRLKAAPARIRTADWYRIMDAAQALGLYTLATMVIGFGEGKRERAAHLLGLRAQQEKALERYQNGFAAFALWTLQVEHTRLKGKAPGATAHEYLKTLAIARLALDNIAHFQASWPTLGFKVAQAALYYGADDFGSTMLEENVVSAAGGHGRTHATVRQIVRHIVDAGFRPAERDPLYRILRYPDPEAFLREPEPIELPLA